In a genomic window of Muntiacus reevesi chromosome 1, mMunRee1.1, whole genome shotgun sequence:
- the NCDN gene encoding neurochondrin translates to MASDCEPALNQAESRNPTLERYLGALREAKNDSEQFAALLLVTKAVKAGDIDAKTRRRIFDAVGFTFPNRLLTTKEAPDGCPDHVLRALGVALLACFCSDPELAAHPQVLNKIPILTTFLTARGDPDDAARRSMVDDTYQCLTAVAGTPRGPRHLIAGGTVSALCQAYLGHGYGFDQALALLVGLLAAAETQCWKEAEPDLLAVLRGLSEDFQKAEDASKFELCQLLPLFLPPTTVPSECLRDLQAGLARILGSKLSSWQRNPALKLAARLAHACGSDWIPAGSSGSKFLALLVNLACVEVRLALEETGTEVKEDVVTACYALMELGIQECTRCEQSLLKEPQKVQLVSIMKEAIGAVIHYLQQVGSEKQKEPFVFASVRILGAWLAEETSSLRKEVCQLLPFLVRYAKTLYEEAEEANDLSQQVATLAISPTSPGPTWPGDALRLLLPGWCHLTVEDGPREILIKEGAPSLLCKYFLQQWELTSPGHDTSVLPDSVEIGLQTCCHIFLNLVVTAPGLIKRDACFTSLMNTLMASLPSLVQQQGRLLLAANVATLGLLMARLLSTSPALQGTPASRGFFAAAILFLSQSHVARATPGSDQAVLALSPDYEGVWADLQELWFLGMQAFTGCVPLLPWLAPAALRSRWPQELLQLLGSVSPNSVKPEMVAAYQGVLVELARANRLCREAMRLQAGEETASHYRMAALEQCLAEP, encoded by the exons ATGGCCTCGGATTGCGAGCCAGCTCTGAACCAGGCAGAGAGCCGAAACCCCACCCTGGAGCGCTACCTGGGAGCCCTCCGTGAGGCCAAGAATGACAGCGAGCAGTTTGCAGCCCTGCTGCTA GTGACCAAGGCAGTCAAAGCAGGTGACATCGATGCCAAAACTCGGCGGCGGATCTTTGATGCCGTCGGTTTCACCTTCCCCAATCGACTCCTGACCACCAAGGAGGCGCCGGATGGCTGCCCCGACCACGTTCTCCGGGCCCTGGGCGTGGCCCTGCTGGCCTGCTTCTGCAGTGACCCTGAACTAGCCGCCCACCCCCAGGTCCTGAACAAGATCCCCATCCTTACCACCTTCCTCACAGCCCGGGGGGACCCTGACGATGCTGCCCGCCGTTCCATGGTCGATGACACCTACCAGTGCCTGACAGCCGTGGCGGGTACCCCCCGTGGGCCCCGACACCTCATTGCCGGAGGCACCGTGTCTGCCCTATGTCAGGCGTACCTAGGGCACGGCTACGGCTTTGACCAGGCCCTGGCACTCCTGGTGGGGCTCCTGGCTGCCGCTGAGACACAGTGCTGGAAGGAGGCGGAGCCCGACCTGCTGGCTGTTTTGCGGGGCCTCAGCGAAGATTTCCAGAAAGCCGAGGATGCCAGCAAGTTTGAGCTCTGCCAGCTGCTGCCCCTCTTTCTGCCCCCGACAACCGTGCCCTCCGAGTGCCTCCGGGATCTGCAAGCCGGGCTGGCACGCATCCTGGGCAGCAAGCTGAGCTCCTGGCAGCGCAACCCTGCCCTGAAGCTGGCCGCCCGCCTGGCACACGCCTGCGGCTCCGACTGGATCCCAGCGGGCAGCTCCGGGAGCAAGTTCCTGGCCCTGCTGGTGAACCTGGCATGCGTGGAGGTGCGGCTGGCCCTGGAGGAGACGGGCACAGAGGTGAAAGAGGACGTGGTGACTGCCTGCTATGCCCTCATGGAGCTGGGGATCCAGGAATGCACCCGCTGTGAGCAGTCGCTGCTTAAGGAGCCGCAGAAGGTGCAGCTTGTGAGCATCATGAAGGAGGCCATCGGGGCTGTCATCCACTACCTGCagcag GTGGGGTCAGAGAAGCAGAAGGAGCCCTTTGTGTTTGCCTCCGTGCGGATCCTGGGTGCCTGGCTGGCCGAGGAGACCTCATCCCTGCGCAAGGAGGTCTGCCAACTGCTGCCCTTCCTCGTCCGCTATGCCAAGACCCTCTACGAGGAGGCCGAGGAAGCCAACGACCTTTCCCAGCAGGTGGCCACCCTGGCCATCTCCCCCACCAGCCCTGGGCCCACCTGGCCCGGGGACGCACTCCG gctcctcttgccCGGCTGGTGCCACCTGACGGTCGAGGATGGGCCCCGGGAGATCCTGATCAAGGAGGGAGCCCCCTCCCTTCTGTGCAAGTACTTCCTACAGCAGTGGGAACTCACATCCCCCGGCCACGACACCTCAGTGCTGCCTGACAGCGTGGAGATCGGCCTGCAGACCTGCTGCCACATTTTCCTCAACCTCGTGGTCACTGCACCAGGGCTGATCAA GCGGGATGCCTGCTTCACTTCTCTGATGAACACcctgatggcatcactgccttctCTAGTTCAGCAGCAGGGGAGGCTGCTTCTGGCTGCCAACGTGGCTACCCTGGGCCTCCTCATGGCCCGGCTCCTGAGCACCTCTCCAG ctctgCAGGGGACGCCCGCGTCCCGAGGCTTCTTCGCGGCCGCCATCCTCTTCCTGTCGCAATCCCACGTGGCCCGGGCCACGCCCGGCTCAGACCAGGCAGTGCTGGCCTTGTCCCCCGACTACGAGGGCGTCTGGGCGGACCTGCAGGAGCTCTGGTTCCTGGGCATGCAGGCCTTCACGGGCTGCGTGCCCCTGCTTCCCTGGCTGGCCCCTGCCGCCCTGCGCTCGCGCTGGCCCCaggagctgctgcagctgctgggcAGCGTCAGCCCCAACTCTGTCAAGCCTGAGATGGTGGCCGCCTATCAGGGCGTCCTGGTTGAGCTGGCTCGGGCCAACCGGCTGTGCCGGGAAGCCATGAGGCTGCAGGCCGGCGAGGAGACCGCCAGCCACTACCGCATGGCCGCCCTGGAGCAGTGCCTGGCCGAGCCCTGA